The Paraburkholderia sp. SOS3 genome includes a region encoding these proteins:
- a CDS encoding GSU2403 family nucleotidyltransferase fold protein, with the protein MPTFYNDALQTLYASVAERAAAQTQILLHSPGSASIKSVDGKSYVYWRVYLASGKRVETSLGRAGEPATNATLDAKLQESFEMRELAADVQILRKAGFAAADNSAALTIATLYNAGIFSHGGVLVGSHAFGALLNGLGVRMSANYRTEDIDIGSTGAISVAIPQNRSFLDILRDSSLPFLEVPELDARRPATSFKARGQPLKVDLLVPGTEAYETKPLPHLRAHATGLPYFRYLLTEPAKGFVLGKEHAVPVTVPDPARFALHKLVVSTLRGPGFAAKAGKDRRQAVVLIDALMERYPDSLEAAAERIEKKARPRVSTAAALAMNFELDVSERARDFLADLSRAA; encoded by the coding sequence ATGCCGACCTTCTACAACGATGCGCTGCAAACGCTGTACGCCTCCGTTGCGGAGCGTGCCGCCGCGCAAACGCAAATCCTGCTTCATTCTCCGGGCTCTGCGTCGATCAAGTCCGTCGACGGAAAAAGCTACGTTTACTGGCGCGTCTATCTTGCATCGGGCAAGCGGGTCGAGACCTCGCTCGGCCGTGCGGGCGAGCCGGCAACCAACGCCACGCTCGACGCGAAACTGCAGGAAAGCTTCGAGATGCGCGAGCTTGCCGCCGACGTTCAGATATTACGCAAAGCCGGTTTCGCCGCAGCCGACAATTCCGCCGCCCTTACCATTGCGACGCTCTACAACGCGGGCATTTTCAGTCACGGCGGCGTGCTCGTCGGTTCGCATGCATTCGGCGCGCTGCTGAACGGGCTCGGTGTGCGCATGTCGGCGAACTATCGGACCGAAGACATCGATATCGGCAGCACCGGCGCGATTTCGGTCGCCATTCCGCAGAATCGCAGCTTCCTCGACATTCTGCGCGACAGCAGCCTGCCCTTTCTCGAAGTGCCGGAACTCGACGCGCGCCGGCCCGCGACATCGTTCAAGGCGCGCGGCCAGCCATTGAAGGTCGATCTGCTCGTGCCGGGCACCGAAGCGTACGAAACGAAACCGCTGCCGCATCTGCGCGCGCATGCAACGGGACTGCCGTACTTCAGATATTTGCTGACCGAGCCCGCGAAGGGCTTCGTGCTCGGCAAGGAACACGCGGTTCCGGTCACCGTGCCGGATCCCGCCAGGTTTGCGCTTCACAAACTGGTCGTCAGCACGCTGCGCGGTCCAGGGTTCGCCGCGAAGGCCGGCAAGGATCGGCGCCAGGCGGTGGTGCTCATCGATGCGTTGATGGAGCGCTACCCGGACTCGCTGGAAGCGGCGGCGGAAAGGATCGAGAAGAAGGCGCGGCCGCGTGTGTCGACGGCCGCTGCGCTTGCGATGAACTTCGAACTGGACGTGTCGGAGCGTGCGCGCGATTTTCTCGCGGACCTGAGCCGCGCCGCGTGA